Within the Cryptococcus deuterogattii R265 chromosome 14, complete sequence genome, the region GGGGAAGAATAATTTGGAGCCATACACACATATGGTTTTATGCTTTGGATGTGTTCCTGCCGTGGCTGGTCAGTCGCCACGGCTTATTTTTTGTGAGTTGACCGAAGCCCGAAGCTTTATCTTTGGTTATTTAATCTTAATTACACTACAAATTTCCAAATAGGGAAATTCCATTATTTGTGGCTTGCGTTTCATCTCGGCAGTCGGTCTCCGACTTCACTGTTTTTATTTGTGCATGCTAAAAATAAGACAGTCTTCGGGACTCTTGCTTTATTATCACTTAACCTCCTTCGGGGTGGAAAAACATGGCATATATATGCATATGTACTTACAACGTTCAGCGAATGTGTATAATGCTGGGAATTCTCTATCTTCATAATCAGTAGTGTAATTGACTCTGTCAACAACCTGGCCGGACGAGGTAGATTAGAACGACTACGGATGCCTATCACTTGTcttatcatcatcgataCCATAGTTTACTACGTATATTTGTCGTCATAGCCTCATGAATATCTACTCTGTATCAATTTATCTTGGCATGTCCCGTTACTGAACATTTGTCTCCTTCAAAGCCCTAACTCGGCGTTTAAATTATTCATAAACTATACCGCATTTTAAgccctcttcatcaactgATTGGTTCCGGAGACAACACAACTATAACTGCAAAAGCCGTGGCGACTGACCAGCCACGGCAGGAACATTTCCAAAGCATAAAGAACCACTTGGGTTTCGTTTCGCGACAAGGGTACATGGGCCAATGCCCGCCGTCCTCATGCCCCTGGTTCCATGTGGTGAGCTGACGGTGATAGACGCCGTAGGAGACTTGATTACAAACTTGGTAAACACTAATAATTATCCATACAGAAAAGACcgaaaaacaaaaaacaaATTCGAATTGGGATGAAATTTATCTCCAGTTCTAAAACTATCGATGGATACGTATAATACATTGCAGTTTATATTTAGAGTATCTACCATGGTGGCCCATAATCTATCTATCAGTGTTccgccttctctctctcatcatctaAACGCTTGCCTTCAGTGGGCATACGCACAAACAACCCTACAGCGATAACAGCTAGCGCCGACAATGCTATCGCAAAATAGAACGATACTCGATAACCATACAACAAATCTGATCGAGAAAGATTGTCGGGACCACGAACATAGCGTTCAATAGTCCCAGCCAATCCAAGTCCTATCGATTGACTGCGTTGGGAGATGAGCATCGGATAGAAATAAAATGGAAGAGCGGCATACGAATAGTTGGTAATCATGCTGACCACGCCGGCTGCGATCCCCTGGAATTCGACGTCTACCGAGTTACTAACAATCAACTGACCAGTTGGGAAGCTCAAATCTACTCAGTATCGTCAATTCATGTAATTATCACCCAAGCCAAAAACATACCTGCGCCAAATACCCCTATAAGGATACTGAAAAAGGTATTTCCCCAGTAGATACCGTGCACCGGAGCTGTTGCGGCGAGAATGTTACCGATCGTGAACGCACACATCGCGgtaaagaagatgacatgCCCCGGTAAACGATGAATGAGAAAAGGTACGGACAAAGCTGCTACTATACcaccaaagaaaaaaggggaTGTTTGGGCCGTCATTGTCAGAGGTAAGGTATAGCCCCGGATGTCATGGATGCTACAAAGCATCAATTCAATATCAAGAAGGTCAAATTGATGTCGTGCTTACAACAAAATAGTATATAGCAGGAAAATACCATAGCTCATCCAGCCAAGCCATAAACAGAGATATACCAGCAGATTCTTCCTTGTCAGAACCTCCAGCGGAATTAAGGCTTTTTTCCCAATACGCCTCTCCCATAGAAAGAACGCTAGAAAAGTAAAGAACGATACAATTAGCAAGACATACACATATACAGTCTCCCAGCCAACCACCGACGCTTGATTCCAGCAAAAGTTAAATAACCCTAGAGCAAGCGCAAGTAGTACCGCACCGGGTACGTCAAAGTGGCGTTCAGACCGAGAGGGTAGGTTTTCATCTGGAGGGAGAATGTACAATCCGATGGCGAGGGAAGCCGCTATGAATATTGCACTTGCAGGAGTTGCTTCAGAGATCAGAATTCCTACCTCtaaggaagatgactcACACAAACCACCAAATCCATCGCACGTCGACAAATTGGGCAAATAGAGAAGCCACCCCGCCGCCGATACAATACCCTGCAGGTGCAAGTGCACCGAGGATAGCAAAAGTAATGTTGCGGATCTTGCCAGGAGGATAGGTCCTCCCGAGGATCGCAAGGGCATTGGGTACTTTGTCCAACGGTCATTGAATGCAATGTTGCCTGGAAGACAGTAAAACTCACAGCTCATGGCAGCGCCAACACCTGCCAGAGCTCGGCAGATATCGAATGGGATGGGACTCTTGCAAAAACCTGTGCCAAGGTTGGCCGATATCATGACGATGAAGCCAAGTGTCCACATGAGTTTTGGGCCACTGTTGAGGTGTGAGCAGTTTGCACTTGACCGCAGGGCATTGTACTCACTACAAATCGCCTAATCTACCAGAAGCGACAAGAAACATCCCAATAGTCAATCTGACAAGTGTGTTAGAAGTCCCATACTAGGACCAGGAGAGGACATACCCATAGCTAGCAACCATCCAACTCAACTGCCCATTTTCAGCCGTCCCTAAATAGTCACCAATATAGTGAAGCGGGATCATAGTCAGCCCCAGCTGTCCCTGGACGATCAATTGGGTAGCACAGCAACATGTGATGAAGCAGAGTCTGAAAAACGAAGAGTGGCGGTCGATCCATTGAACAGCCTCCCTTTCTGGCTCAGAACCCAATTCGACATCGATTccttgaggttgagatAATTGACAGTGAAAGATGTCCGAAGATGCTTCTCTGACATGCGCAGTGGTCGATGGCTGTTCCTGCTCATCCTCCCCCAAAGATTGTCGGCCAGAATCCTCCTCGATATTATGCTCTCTTAAACCTCCTGAAGGCTTTTGAGAGTACGGAAAGCAGTTTTCGGTTTTCGGTGAAACTGCCCCCGACTTATCGCACAGTGTCTGCTCAGACTCAACTCGCCTGCATTCGCCCTCACCTGAGGCTACTTTCTCAATATCCAGGATAACTTGCTGTGACTCATTCTGCGTGATCGGTGGTTGTATTGTCGTTGGTGGGGAAGTTGATGACGATTTCGTCTCTCGTACATTCATGGTAGGTTGTGTAAATAAGTGAGATGTAACAGCACAAAGAAATTCGGAAGGATCTGCTATACATGTTGGCGTGATAGGCTTTATATgtgaaagaaaaagcaattTGAGTAGAGGTCTGGAAGAACAGAAGCTTAGAAATCAAGAGACTGTTGAGCGTCATAAGAACGAGTTTTCTGATAATCGGTTAAAAATATCGCCAAGGTTCTAAGGCAAGAAACCCACTCCACCATTCTTAGTCCTGTTAGTATCAAATATCGGTAAATTAACAATTACTCAAATCACGTACGAGATCCCTTGCATAACCATTGTATACCTCATTAAGAATTACCGGCTTGTGGCATTTAAAAGGATACCTCTGGCAAAAAGTGCATGGAGCTTAAGATTCTGAGGAGGTAATAGTGCAATGATGCCTCGGCACATTTTGTGGGGATTAAATCTAACTGGTAAGATAACAAACTATAAATTTGCCGGGTTACGCCCGCCGGTTGGAAGCGCACTTTCGTCGTGTGACGTCGTTAAAAAACGGTGTTGGTGGAAACGATTCGAAAATACAAATATGCCAATACATGACAAGAATTTCATCAATTCGA harbors:
- a CDS encoding MFS transporter, whose product is MNVRETKSSSTSPPTTIQPPITQNESQQVILDIEKVASGEGECRRVESEQTLCDKSGAVSPKTENCFPYSQKPSGGLREHNIEEDSGRQSLGEDEQEQPSTTAHVREASSDIFHCQLSQPQGIDVELGSEPEREAVQWIDRHSSFFRLCFITCCCATQLIVQGQLGLTMIPLHYIGDYLGTAENGQLSWMVASYGLTIGMFLVASGRLGDLYGPKLMWTLGFIVMISANLGTGFCKSPIPFDICRALAGVGAAMSLPNALAILGRTYPPGKIRNITFAILGALAPAGYCIGGGVASLFAQFVDVRWIWWFVAIFIAASLAIGLYILPPDENLPSRSERHFDVPGAVLLALALGLFNFCWNQASVVGWETVYVYVLLIVSFFTFLAFFLWERRIGKKALIPLEVLTRKNLLVYLCLWLGWMSYGIFLLYTILFIHDIRGYTLPLTMTAQTSPFFFGGIVAALSVPFLIHRLPGHVIFFTAMCAFTIGNILAATAPVHGIYWGNTFFSILIGVFGADLSFPTGQLIVSNSVDVEFQGIAAGVVSMITNYSQSIGLGLAGTIERYVRGPDNLSRSDLLYGYRVSFYFAIALSALAVIAVGLFVRMPTEGKRLDDEREKAEH